A window from Oreochromis aureus strain Israel breed Guangdong linkage group 16, ZZ_aureus, whole genome shotgun sequence encodes these proteins:
- the fzd5 gene encoding frizzled-5, with protein MASTVRHMPWPLIMLLLLLLLLHSPGFTLGASKDLVCEPITVPMCRGIGYNLTHMPNQFNHDTQEEVGLEVHQFWPLVRIRCSPDLLFFLCSMYTPICLPDYRKPLPPCRSVCERAKRGCSPLMSQYGFEWPERMSCEQLPQLGDETLCMDQNSSETTTLAPPFPKPTPKGRTRPPSPPQCDRECRCREPLIPIMRESHSLYGRVQTGTQLNCAQPCHLPFFSPDEHAFTSFWVGLWSVLCFISTLTTVATFLIDMERFKYPERPIIFLAACYLFVSLGYIIRLVAGHERVACGTSGDQLHILYDTNGPALCTLVFLLVYFFGMASSIWWVVLSFTWFLAAGMKWGSEAIAGYSQYFHLAAWLIPSVKTIVVLALSSVDGDPVAGICYVGNQSLENLRGFVLAPLVVYLFTGSLFLLAGFVSLFRIRSIIKQGGTKTDKLERLMIRIGLFTVLYTVPATIVVACLVYEQHYRPGWERALACLCPSERQRLGLGPDYAVFMLKYFMCLVVGITSGVWIWSGKTVESWRRFAARCCPCWPQKATAPPSMYSEASTALTGHTGTGLTSGIYHKAVPPHI; from the coding sequence atggcatCTACAGTGAGACACATGCCGTGGCCCCTcataatgctgctgctgctgctgctgctcctccactcCCCTGGTTTCACATTAGGTGCTTCTAAGGATCTGGTGTGTGAGCCCATAACTGTGCCCATGTGTCGGGGCATTGGTTACAACCTGACCCACATGCCCAATCAGTTCAACCACGACACCCAGGAAGAGGTAGGCCTGGAGGTCCACCAGTTCTGGCCCCTGGTCCGGATCCGCTGCTCTCCGGACTTACTCTTCTTCCTGTGCAGCATGTACACACCGATCTGCCTGCCAGACTACCGCAAGCCGCTCCCACCCTGCCGCTCGGTGTGTGAACGAGCCAAACGGGGCTGCTCGCCTCTCATGAGTCAGTATGGCTTTGAGTGGCCTGAGAGGATGAGCTGTGAGCAGCTGCCACAGCTAGGGGACGAGACCCTGTGCATGGACCAGAACAGCAGCGAGACCACCACCCTGGCTCCCCCATTCCCCAAGCCCACCCCTAAGGGCAGGACTAGACCGCCGAGCCCCCCGCAGTGCGACAGGGAGTGCCGCTGCAGAGAGCCGCTGATCCCCATCATGAGGGAGTCTCACAGCCTGTATGGCCGAGTCCAGACTGGCACGCAGCTCAACTGCGCCCAGCCTTGCCACCTGCCTTTCTTCTCGCCAGATGAGCACGCCTTCACTAGCTTCTGGGTGGGACTGTGGTCGGTGCTGTGCTTCATCTCCACCTTGACAACCGTCGCCACCTTTCTCATTGACATGGAACGCTTCAAGTACCCAGAGAGGCCCATCATCTTCCTGGCTGCCTGCTACCTCTTTGTCTCCTTGGGTTACATCATCCGGCTGGTGGCAGGTCACGAGCGAGTGGCGTGTGGCACCAGTGGCGACCAGCTGCACATCCTCTACGACACCAACGGCCCCGCTCTCTGCACCCTCGTCTTCTTGCTGGTGTACTTCTTCGGCATGGCCAGCTCCATCTGGTGGGTGGTGCTGTCCTTCACCTGGTTTCTGGCCGCAGGTATGAAGTGGGGCAGCGAGGCCATCGCGGGATACTCGCAGTATTTCCACCTCGCCGCTTGGCTCATCCCCAGCGTCAAGACCATCGTGGTGCTGGCTCTCAGCTCTGTGGACGGGGACCCTGTGGCTGGAATCTGCTATGTGGGGAACCAGAGTCTGGAGAATCTGAGGGGATTCGTGCTCGCACCTCTTGTGGTTTACCTCTTCACCGGATCACTTTTCTTACTCGCCGGCTTCGTTTCTCTGTTCCGCATCAGGAGCATCATCAAGCAAGGTGGCACCAAGACGGACAAACTGGAGCGGCTGATGATTCGCATCGGGCTCTTTACGGTGCTGTACACCGTCCCCGCCACTATTGTGGTGGCCTGCCTGGTGTATGAGCAGCACTACCGGCCCGGCTGGGAGCGAGCTTTGGCCTGCCTCTGCCCGTCCGAACGCCAGCGCTTGGGACTAGGCCCGGACTACGCCGTTTTCATGctcaaatatttcatgtgtttaGTGGTGGGCATCACCTCAGGAGTCTGGATTTGGTCGGGAAAAACTGTAGAGTCCTGGAGGAGGTTTGCGGCTCGATGCTGTCCCTGTTGGCCACAGAAAGCCACCGCTCCACCCTCCATGTACAGCGAGGCCAGTACTGCTTTAACTGGACATACTGGAACTGGGCTGACATCAGGGATCTACCATAAAGCTGTTCCGCCTCATATATGA